Below is a genomic region from Aurantimonas sp. HBX-1.
ATCACATGATCGAGGAGGGCACGGAGCGCTACCAGGCCGCCGCCTTCTCGGACGGGCACTACCTGCAGATCGAGGTGGCGGCGATGCTCGCCAATGCCGACCAGCCGGAGCTGGCGCGACGCTTCCTCGCCTTCATGCTGACGCCGGCGTTCCAGTCGATCATCCCGACCACCAACTGGTCGCTGCCGGTGATCGACGGGATCGATCTGCCGACGGAATTCGGCCGGCTCGTCGAGGTGACGACACCGGTCTTCGTCGATCCGGAGACGGTGGCGGCCAACCGGCGCGCCTGGACGCAGGAATGGCTGGAAGCGCTCGGCCGCTGAGGCCGCCCGCCGTGGCCGGGGCCGCCGGGGACGCCGCGTGACCGGCGCCGCCGACCGCCGGCTGCGGGCAGGGCTCGGCCTCGCCGCCGCCGGGCTGCTCGCCGCCTATCTCGGCGGCGGCTTCGTGGTGCTGTTCCTCGCCACCGATGCCGCGCCCGGCCTCGGCGCGCTGGTCGGCGATTCCTATCTGCGCGGCGTGGTGCTGTTCACGCTGGAACAGGCGCTGCTGTCGACGCTGCTGGCGGTCGCCGGCGCCGTGCCGCTGGCGGTGGCGCTGCACCGGGCGCGGTTTCCGGGCCGGGCCCTGGTGCTGCGGCTGTTCCTGCTGCCGCAGGCGCTGCCGGTGCTGGTCGGGGCGCTGGCGATCATCACCATCTGGGGGCGCAACGGCGTCCTCTCCGGCGGGCTCGCCGCGCTCGGCCTGCCGCGGCTCGATCTCTACGGCCTGCCGGGAATCCTCCTCGCGCATGTCTTCTTCAACCTGCCGCTCGCCGCCCGGCTGATGGTCGCGGCGCTCGACCGGGTGCCGGCGGAAAGCTGGAAGCTTGCCGGACAGTTGGGGCTGACGCCGCTCGCCACCTTCCGGCTGATCGAGTGGCCGGCGATCCGCGGCATGCTGCCGGCCGCCGCGAGCCTTGTCGTGATGCTCTGCGTCACCAGCTTCACCCTCGTCCTGGTGCTCGGCGGCGGGCCCGGCGCGACGACGCTGGAGGTCGCGATCTACCAGGCGCTGCGCTATGATTTCGACCCAGGCCGCGCCATCGCCCTGTCGCTGCTGCAGATCGGCCTGACCGCGGCGATCCTGGCGCTGGCGACCCGGCTCGGCGGCGACGCCGTCGCCGGCTTCGGCCTCGGCGGACGGGCGCTTCGCCATGACCGCGGCAGCCTCGCCGCGACGCTCGGCCTCTCCGCCGTCCTCGTCCTCGGCATCGCCTTCGTGCTGTCGCCCTTCGCCGCCGTCCTGGTGCGCGGGCTCGCCGCCGATCTCGGCGCGCTGCTGGCCGACGCGGCGGTCCGGCGGGCCGCCGTCACCAGCCTGGTCGTCGCCTTCGCCGCCGCCAGCCTCGCGCTGGTCCTCTCCGGCCTGGTCGTGCTGGCGATCGAGGCGCTCGCCGGCAAGCGCCCGCGCGCGGCGCGGCGGCTGGAACTCGCCGCCAGCCTCGTCCTCGTCATTCCGCCGGTCGTCGTCGGGGCCGGCTGGTTCCTGGCGCTCCGCCAGGTGACGGACGTCTTCGCCGCCGCGCCCTATATTGTCGTCGCCACCAACGCGGGGATGGCGGTGCCGTTCGCGGTACGCATCCTCGCCCCAGCGCTGGCTTCCGCAAACGCCGAGAGCGGGCGCCTCGCCGACAGTCTCGGGCTTGCCGGCCTCGCGCGGCTTCGCTACGTCGACGGACCGGCGATGCGGGCGCCGCTCGGCCTCGCCTTCGCCTTCGCCCTGGCGATCTCGCTGGGCGACCTCGGCGCCGTCGCGCTGTTCGGCAACCAGGATTTCGTCACCCTGCCGTATCTCCTCCTGCAGCGAATGGGCAGCTACCGCACCGACGACGCCGCGGGCCTCGCGCTCATCCTCGGCGTCCTCTGCCTCGGCCTGATGCTCGTCGCCGAGCGCGGCCTCGCCGGCGCGCCGCGGCCGTCGCCCCGATGAGCGCGCCTCCGGCCCTCGCCCTCCAGGGCATCCGCTTCGCCTACGAGGCGATGGCCATGCGGTTCGACCTCGCCGTCGAGGCCGGGGAGTGGCTGGCGCTGATCGGGCCGAGCGGGGCCGGCAAGTCGACGCTGCTGGACATCGCCGCGGGCTTTGCCGAGCCCGATGCCGGGCGTGTGCTGATGGGAGGTGCCGACGTCACCGCCCGGCCGCCCTCGGAGCGGCCGCTGAGCATCCTGTTCCAGGACAACAATCTGTTTCCGCATCTCGACGTCTTCCGCAACGTCGCGCTCGGCATCGCCCCCGGCCTGCGCGTCTCGCGGGCCGACCGGGTCCGGGTGGCGGCGGCGCTCGACGCGGTCGGCCTCGCCGGCTTCGAGACGCGCCGGCCGGCGGAGATGTCCGGCGGCGAACGCCAGCGCGTGGCACTGGCGCGGGCGTTCCTGCGCGACCGGCCGCTGCTGCTGCTCGACGAGCCCTTCGCGGCGCTGGGTCCGGCCCTGCGCCGCGACATGCTGGATCTGCTACAGCGGTTGCGCGCCGAGCGGCAGGGCGGGCCGACGACGGTCGTGATGGTCACCCACCATCCCGAGGACGCCGTCGGCCACGCCGATCGGGTGGCGTTCATGGAAGCCGGGGAGATCATCGCGGTGGGGCCGACCCGGGCCGTCCTGACGGGGCAGGGCGACCCGCGCGTCGCCGCCTATCTCGGCACCGCAAAACCCGTCCCGTGACGCAATTCCGGCGAAATTCCCTGTCATCCCAAAGCGATCCACGAGGGGCTTCGTCGAATCATTTTACGGTGCGTGTTGCGGATCGTCCCTACCGCACTGCGAAGCGATTCGGATAAGGCTGATAACCGGGCCGCGGAAGATGATCTTCCGCGGCCATTCGGCGGGGGCGGCGTATCGCAGCGATGGAAATGACGTCCAAGGCCCGCGCCGTGACACGATGGGCGCGCGCGGCACTCGCCAGCACGGCTCTGCTCACGCTTCTGACCGCCGGTGCCTGCACGACGCTCGAAGACGGGCTCGATCTGGCGAGCCCGGTCGACGGCACCGTGCGCTCGGGCTATGTCGCGACGCGCCAGCCGATCACCTTCGAGAACGTCCAGGCCTCCGATCCGCAGTCGTCGATCGGCCGCTCGCAGCATCCGAAGATCCTCGCCGCCTATGGCGGTGCCTATTCCGACCCGAAGCTGGAACGGATGCTGGCGACGATCATCGGCCGACTGCAGGCCGAGACCGCCGATCCCAATCGCGCCTACCGGATCACCATCCTCAACTCGCCGAACATCAACGCCTTCGCGCTGCCGGGCGGCTATGTCTACGTCACCCGCGGCCTGCTGGCGCTCGCCAACGATTCCGCCGAGGTCGCCGCGGTGATCGGCCACGAGATGGGCCATGTGACGGCCAATCACGGCATCGAGCGCCAGCAGCGCGAGCAGGCGGCCGAGATCGCCAGCCGCGTCGTCAGCGAAGTGCTGGCCAGCGAACCGGCCGGCCAGATCGCCCTGGCGCGCGGCCGGCTGAGTCTGGCGCAGTTCTCCCGCCAGCAGGAACTCCAGGCAGACGTTATCGGGATCAAGCACATCGCGCGTGCCGGCTACGACCCGTTCGCCGCGGCCCGGTTCCTGAAGGCGATGGATTCCTTCTCGCAGTTCCGCAACGCCTTCCAGGCGGGCAGCGCCGATCTCGACTTCCTTGCCTCCCACCCCTCGGCGCCGCAGCGCATCCAACTGGCCGAGCGCCACGCGCGCGAGGCCGAGGTCGCGGAAGGCGAGGGGGCGACCGAGCGCGACCGCTATCTCAACGGCATCGACGGCATGCTGTTCGGCGACTCCGCCGCCGAAGGCTACGTGCGCGAGAACCGGTTCTACCACCCCGGGCTCAGCATCACCTTCGCCGCGCCGGAAGGCTTCGTCATCGACAATACCGCCGAGGCGGTGCTGGCCACCGGACCCAACGACATGGCGCTGCGCTTCGACGGCGTTGCGCTGCCGACGACGACCAGCCTCGTCGACTACGTCAAGAGCGGCTGGATCGGCGGGCTCGATCCCGCCAGCATCCGCCAGCGCCGCATCGGCACGCTGGACGCCGTCTCGGCCCGGGCGAAGGGCGGCGAATACGCCTTCGACGTCACGGTGGTGCGGGTCGGCGGGCAGGTCTACCGGTTCCTCACCGCCGTGCCGGCGCGGGAAGCCGGGTCGGTCGGCGCCATCGCCGAACGGGTCGCCAATTCCTTCCGGGTGCTGAGCCCGGCCGAGAAGGCGTCGCTGAAGCCGCTGCGCGTGCGGATCGTCACCGCCGGCGCGGGCGACACCGCCACCTCGATGGCAAGCCGCATGGTTGGCGTCGATCGCAAGACCGACATGTTCCGCCTGCTCAACGACCTCGGCGGCAGCGACACGGTCCGCCCCGGCGCGCGCTATAAGATCGTCGCGGAGTAGCACCGAGGCTATCCCGCCGCGTCGCAGGCGGGTTCGGCTATCCAGATAATTCCAGGCAAACGACAGGCCGCACGCGGCGGCCTGTCGTTGTTCGGTCTGGGCTTGGAGATCAGCTGACGTAGGCAGCCTGGTCGGCGTTGGTCTCGAGCAGGGCGGCCTTCAGCTTTTCCAGCGCCCGCGTCTCGATCTGCCGGACGCGTTCCTTGGAAATGCCGAGCTTGGTGCCCAGCGCCTCGAGCGTCGCGCCGTCATCCTGCAGCCGGCGCTCGCGGATGATCTTCAGCTCGCGCTCGGAGAGGACGTCGAGGGCGCTGGTCAGCCAGGTAACGCGGCGCTCGTCGTCGATCGAGGTGGAGACCATCTCGTCGGGCAGCGGATCCTTGGCGACCAGGAAGTCCTGACGGTCGGCGCTGCCGGATTCGTCGTCGATGAGCGGGGCGTTGAGCGAGGAGTCGGGGCCGGAAAGCCGGGAG
It encodes:
- a CDS encoding thiamine/thiamine pyrophosphate ABC transporter permease ThiP, whose translation is MTGAADRRLRAGLGLAAAGLLAAYLGGGFVVLFLATDAAPGLGALVGDSYLRGVVLFTLEQALLSTLLAVAGAVPLAVALHRARFPGRALVLRLFLLPQALPVLVGALAIITIWGRNGVLSGGLAALGLPRLDLYGLPGILLAHVFFNLPLAARLMVAALDRVPAESWKLAGQLGLTPLATFRLIEWPAIRGMLPAAASLVVMLCVTSFTLVLVLGGGPGATTLEVAIYQALRYDFDPGRAIALSLLQIGLTAAILALATRLGGDAVAGFGLGGRALRHDRGSLAATLGLSAVLVLGIAFVLSPFAAVLVRGLAADLGALLADAAVRRAAVTSLVVAFAAASLALVLSGLVVLAIEALAGKRPRAARRLELAASLVLVIPPVVVGAGWFLALRQVTDVFAAAPYIVVATNAGMAVPFAVRILAPALASANAESGRLADSLGLAGLARLRYVDGPAMRAPLGLAFAFALAISLGDLGAVALFGNQDFVTLPYLLLQRMGSYRTDDAAGLALILGVLCLGLMLVAERGLAGAPRPSPR
- the thiQ gene encoding thiamine ABC transporter ATP-binding protein produces the protein MSAPPALALQGIRFAYEAMAMRFDLAVEAGEWLALIGPSGAGKSTLLDIAAGFAEPDAGRVLMGGADVTARPPSERPLSILFQDNNLFPHLDVFRNVALGIAPGLRVSRADRVRVAAALDAVGLAGFETRRPAEMSGGERQRVALARAFLRDRPLLLLDEPFAALGPALRRDMLDLLQRLRAERQGGPTTVVMVTHHPEDAVGHADRVAFMEAGEIIAVGPTRAVLTGQGDPRVAAYLGTAKPVP
- a CDS encoding M48 family metalloprotease, yielding MTSKARAVTRWARAALASTALLTLLTAGACTTLEDGLDLASPVDGTVRSGYVATRQPITFENVQASDPQSSIGRSQHPKILAAYGGAYSDPKLERMLATIIGRLQAETADPNRAYRITILNSPNINAFALPGGYVYVTRGLLALANDSAEVAAVIGHEMGHVTANHGIERQQREQAAEIASRVVSEVLASEPAGQIALARGRLSLAQFSRQQELQADVIGIKHIARAGYDPFAAARFLKAMDSFSQFRNAFQAGSADLDFLASHPSAPQRIQLAERHAREAEVAEGEGATERDRYLNGIDGMLFGDSAAEGYVRENRFYHPGLSITFAAPEGFVIDNTAEAVLATGPNDMALRFDGVALPTTTSLVDYVKSGWIGGLDPASIRQRRIGTLDAVSARAKGGEYAFDVTVVRVGGQVYRFLTAVPAREAGSVGAIAERVANSFRVLSPAEKASLKPLRVRIVTAGAGDTATSMASRMVGVDRKTDMFRLLNDLGGSDTVRPGARYKIVAE